A window from Coregonus clupeaformis isolate EN_2021a unplaced genomic scaffold, ASM2061545v1 scaf2445, whole genome shotgun sequence encodes these proteins:
- the LOC123488742 gene encoding uncharacterized protein LOC123488742: MANDPFRLMKNLFVEVQHALKYADISVLFSLEESIQFQGEDAMKAIVKAAAKRLSLRRIPTVRAARYGGEVAVCCMADTIAHVIGDYAQDWSSDGHFGARRSLGSGRSRSSSSSSKSDITLTEELLAQGETLEEDQEEVAAIDDNKKCDSASLEKASSSSLSADLVDSTSTQTVKDEAVKEGVRKSGEGKRGRKKTLKKNKASPLGTDDTVADEPGKNDLSS; encoded by the exons ATGGCCAACGACCCCTTCAGGCTGATGAAGAATCTCTTTGTGGAGGTCCAGCATGCCCTGAAGTATGCTGACATCTCTGTCCTCTTCAGCCTGGAGGAGAGCATCCAATTTCAGGGGGAAGATGCAATGAAGGCCATCGTGAAGGCTGCGGCTAAAAGGTTGTCCTTGCGTCGGATTCCAACCGTACGTGCCGCACGCTATGGTGGCGAGGTAGCCGTCTGTTGCATGGCAGACACCATCGCGCACGTCATAGGCGACTACGCCCAGGACTGGAGTTCTGACGGCCATTTTGGAGCGAGGAGGAGCCTTGGTAGTGGGAGGTCACGCTCCTCTTCAAGCTCCTCAAAGAGTGACATCACcctcacagaggaactcttggcCCAGGGGGAAACCCTGGAAGAGGACCAAGAGGAGGTGGCTGCGATCGACGACAACAAGAAATGTGACTCTGCTAGCTTGGAGAAGGCCAGCAGCAGCTCCCTCTCCGCAGACCTTGTGGACAGCACCTCCACACAG ACAGTGAAGGACGAGGCTGTGAAGGAAGGAGTGAGGAAGTCAGGAGAGGGGAAGCGAGGTCGCAAGAAGACCCTGAAGAAGAACAAGGCGTCTCCCCTTGGCACTGATG ATACCGTGGCTGATGAGCCGGGGAAAAACGATCTCTCCTCCTGA
- the LOC123488741 gene encoding uncharacterized protein LOC123488741 produces MPELAECVDAQPLSLEHPSVSCSNRSSGSSQGSRRFDLCHQAVEMERVYLQRDTPHSSVSVRELGSVRRAKRRDVHKALSEGSLNVFALFRERAGEIWQTSTWDMEQTQPPSTPTSSEEDLWDSDSSLSHGVGEEERGSSLILTPQASTSLSDQDKRALEDVCQILTAWVEKRLNRTCNDNYRASVIIQKGPFITCFTNMTSINPVITSVITSVLSL; encoded by the exons ATGCCAGAGCTGGCAGAGTGTGTGGATGCTCAGCCACTATCTCTGGAACATCCAAGTGTGTCCTGCTCCAACAGAAGCTCTGGGTCCTCACAGGGATCGAGACGGTTCGACCTCTGTCATCAGGcagtggagatggagagggtttaTCTCCAGAGAGACACACCCCACTCCAGTGTCAGTGTGAGAGAACTGGGGTCAGTGAGGAGGGCCAAGAGAAGGGATGTCCATAAAGCCCTCAGTGAGGGGTCCCTCAATGTCTTTGCCCTGTTCAGGGAGAGGGCAGGGGAGATTTGGCAGACCAGCACATGGGACATGGAGCAGACCCAGCCTCCCAGCACCCCCACATCCAGCGAGGAGGATTTGTGGGACAGCGACTCCAGCTTGTCTCATGGggttggggaggaggagaggggcagcTCCCTGATCCTGACCCCCCAGGCCTCCACCTCACTCTCTGATCAAGACAAGAGAGCACTAG AGGACGTCTGCCAGATCCTGACCGCCTGGGTGGAAAAGAGGCTGAACAGGACCTGCAACGACAATTACAGGGCCAGTGTCATCATCCAGAAAGGTCCATTTATAACCTGTTTTACCAATATGACCAGTATTAACCCTGTTATAACCAGTGTAATAACCAGTGTATTATCATTATAG
- the LOC123481286 gene encoding UPF0575 protein C19orf67 homolog, with amino-acid sequence MMDQKLRPIEQQLQYLLNKADEFQAHLLYRRDNLQKENFARVVPTFLRTCQPYFTYLESTARSSLPQRTPLPVYIRSRLLDFSQQLCARLEQLVLTSRLL; translated from the exons ATGATGGATCAGAAGCTCAGACCCATTGAACAGCAACTCCAGTACCTGCTGAATAAAGCGGATGAGTTTCAGGCacatcttttatacag ACGTGACAATCTGCAAAAGGAAAACTTTGCTCGTGTGGTGCCTACTTTCCTGCGGACCTGTCAGCCCTACTTCACTTACCTGGAGTCGACCGCTCGCAGCTCCCTGCCCCAGCGCACGCCTCTGCCCGTGTACATCCGCTCACGA TTGTTAGACTTCTCCCAGCAGCTGTGTGCGAGGCTGGAGCAGCTGGTCTTGACCTCACGCCTCCTTTGA
- the LOC123488743 gene encoding uncharacterized protein LOC123488743, which produces MDDSTSIQGSSWVDCYLDEQMLKVKGRQRLHEIEQEIHRELSVTLSQCHQSPGEVAMEGQQLLTDKAKPWVTSHEHLGSAALMSGDTAGMLSEKQAQPEIRSDEMLQVEFLSQTQVEIPQEVREVMDSLLDKVADGEAQEKKAEVFKANLIPYPSSSSAVNVMKVLESQVDKEKKVEVLDLSTCPILQTALTDIETTMKTAYKTMPKQIVVLGSTIKHIITQVLLQVDPQAFQEGVYLETPVIINNTKALLWSIPWVQVTEDEEMSNTQQSIDAYEVAKAVINNLEEVLGPKPVLARALGIRSHILTRYIVHLVGLCISKTVPDVNAANEEERHISQDMVNICPLPARLIISGELFNDFVVKFILKLHPMNGPRSCEEAMESKLFAVALPEDLRKTIYNHYGSQVGKLALFQKAFPLNDHIKLDYIHRVSLPRSPTEM; this is translated from the exons ATGGATGACTCTACATCCATCCAAGGGTCTTCTTGGGTCGATTGTTACCTTGATGAGCAG ATGTTGAAGGTGAAGGGTCGCCAGAGACTCCATGAGATCGAGCAGGAAATTCATAGAGAGCTGAGCGTGACACTAAGCCAATGTCACCAGTCCCCAGGAGAG GTAGCCATGGAGGGGCAGCAGCTCCTGACTGACAAGGCCAAGCCATGGGTTACTTCCCATGAGCATCTTGGTTCTGCAGCTCTGATGAGTGGCGACACAGCAGGTATGCTCTCAGAGAAACAGGCCCAACCTGAGATCAGGTCAGATGAGATGCTCCAGGTGGAGTTCCTCAGCCAGACCCAGGTGGAGATTCCACAGGAGGTCAGGGAGGTCATGGACAGCCTGCTGGACAAGGTGGCGGATGGAGAAGCCCAGGAGAAGAAGGCTGAGGTCTTCAAGGCAAACCTGATCCCCTATCCCTCCTCATCCTCAGCAGTCAATgtcatgaaggtcctggagagcCAGGTAGACAAG GAGAAGAAGGTTGAGGTCCTTGACCTTAGCACCTGTCCCATACTCCAAACGGCCCTTACAGACATTGAGACCACAATGAAGACTGCATACAAGACCATGCCAAAGCAGATTGTGGTACTTGGTTCTACCATTAAGCATATCATCACCCAGGTGCTTCTTCAAGTAGATCCCCAAGCCTTTCAGGAGGGAGTCTATTTGGAGACACCTGTTATCATCAACAACACCAAAGCTCTTCTGTGGTCTATTCCCTGGGTTCAAGtaactgaggatgaggagatgtctAACACTCAGCAGTCCATTGATGCTTATGAGGTGGCCAAGGCTGTTATCAACAACCTGGAGGAGGTTCTAGGCCCAAAACCTGTGCTGGCGAGAGCACTGGGAATCAGGTCACACATCTTGACAAGGTACATTGTTCATCTCGTAGGTCTATGCATTTCGAAGACAGTGCCTGATGTAAATGCTGCCAATGAAGAGGAGAGACATATTAGTCAGGATATGGTGAACATCTGTCCTCTACCTGCTAGATTGATCATTAGCGGAGAACTGTTCAATGACTTCGTAGTGAAGTTTATTCTAAAACTTCATCCAATGAACGGACCACG GAGCTGCGAAGAGGCAATGGAGAGCAAGCTCTTTGCAGTAGCCCTACCCGAGGACCTTAGGAAGACCATCTACAATCACTACGGGTCCCAGGTCGGGAAACTGGCACTGTTCCAGAAGGCTTTCCCTTTGAATGACCACATCAAGTTGGACTACATCCACCGTGTTTCTCTGCCTCGTTCTCCAACAGAGATGTAG